The nucleotide sequence CCCCACCTAATGAGCTGTTGCCTCAAACCCTCAATCCTGTGTGCAGGGGGCCTAGGAGGGGCCTTTGAAACAGACTCCTTTGATTTGCGAGAACAGTTACCATCCCCATTCCCGTAAATTGGAATCAGACTTGTATCAGTGACTTCTCCTTCACACACGGGGCATTCCTTTGCATTTGAATCCGCATATGACAACTGATAGAAGCATGGCCAACAAAACAGATGACCGCAACATGTCAATATAGGATCTCTTGCCATGTCCAAGCATATATTACAATCAAAAAAGCTCCCAGTATGAGGCTCTGCCTTTTTCACAGGTGTATCCATCCCCAGTGCCTTGGCTATCAAATGCATGTTATCACCTCTGTTGGTTTTGCCCGATTCCACTGTTTCTCGGGAAGCTAGAGCATCGTCTCCACTCTGACTGTGTTCGTTTTGTGTATCAGAAGCAACAACTCCGGCAGTGATATTCACAATTTGAGGGGAAATTTGAGCTTGTCGCCACCTCGGACGCTGCGAAGCCCTGGAAGTGACTGCTTCTAGTTGTCTGATACGTTCTTCAATGCGTCCATGTGCAGTTTCAAGCTCATTGAGTATGTTATCTAATCCGATCACCGAATCAGGTGGTTGGTCTAAAGGCTCTTGGTTTAGATCCAAAATCATGATTTCTTCCCTTATATTGCTCCCCATCTCTATACAATTCCACCAAACCTATTCCTTTAGGAGCAAGAACCCAATTGAATCCAGAGCAATTTCAGTCACCCAGCTAGAGGAAATCAGCAAAAAACAAGGTTACCTTCCTGCCAAACATGCGAAAACAATGTCATTGAATTT is from Pyrus communis chromosome 10, drPyrComm1.1, whole genome shotgun sequence and encodes:
- the LOC137747620 gene encoding uncharacterized protein; translated protein: MGSNIREEIMILDLNQEPLDQPPDSVIGLDNILNELETAHGRIEERIRQLEAVTSRASQRPRWRQAQISPQIVNITAGVVASDTQNEHSQSGDDALASRETVESGKTNRGDNMHLIAKALGMDTPVKKAEPHTGSFFDCNICLDMARDPILTCCGHLFCWPCFYQLSYADSNAKECPVCEGEVTDTSLIPIYGNGDGNCSRKSKESVSKAPPRPPAHRIEGLRQQLIRWGPSSTLIEERIQQLSNIVGSMRERRRSRDSSRAQIMAERTSFVPSQNHASQASPATEARNQNQHDSLQVSRLLLQRAASVSSLSSALSTAMDSAERLVEDLEEYSISHHVRRTHHQSLHIDNGDTSSSIAAVIQPETLTSDTAAEINSDALPSASFIRTETVIVDQTTESETNFASLPSSSRRRTNQIDFDSNNAYASEPRRRRLR